In one window of Helianthus annuus cultivar XRQ/B chromosome 17, HanXRQr2.0-SUNRISE, whole genome shotgun sequence DNA:
- the LOC110926413 gene encoding golgin candidate 6 isoform X1: MKKMDLVSGYKGMVGLVFGNENNSTSNEDSYVERLLDCISNGKLPEDRRNAMAELQSVVAESHAAQLAFGEMGFPVLLGVLRERDDDVEMVRGALETLVSALTPIAHPKLHANEVQPALMNADLLSREGQSISLLLGLLEEDDFYIRYYTLQLLTALLTNSPNRLQEAILAIPRGITRLMDMLMDREVIRNEALLLLTYLTREAEEIQKILVFEGAFEKIFSIIKEEGGSEGGVVVQDCLELLNNLLRNNSSNQVLLRETIGFDSLISILKLRGTTYSFTQQKTINLLSVLETIRLLLNGDSNTNILTNKTILVQRKVLDYLLMLGVESQWAPVSVRCLVFHCIGDLISGHRQSLDALASKSLGDGSEVEPALNSILRIILRTSSMQEFIAADYVFKSFCEHNSDGQKMLASTLIPHPMSITNARFEEDVNMSFGSMLLHGLAMSEHDGDLEISSRAASILSHVMKDNIQCKEKVLQIKLESSMPSLESAEPLLHRMVKYLALASSRKGKEEKSTTPRSSYFQPIILKLLVTWLYDCPKAVQSFLDSRPHLTYLIELVSDNESTVCARGLAAVVLGECVIYNKIVESGKDAFAIVDTISQKVGLTSYFLRLDEMQKSFLFSSEKSTQPQPRKPLTRSNANSMAEMEDIDDNELTDNRNDDHPMLASMFDSQFVNFIKSLEGGIRDSIVQIYSHPKSNVSVVPAELEQKKDENDRDYIKRLKLFVEKQCSEIQDLLNRNATLAEDLANTGGGGSAETKPRSNNGSERVQIETLRRDLQEVSQRLEMFKTENSNIQNEALSYKNLAEKMETDLKSLSDAYNSLEQANYSLEMEVRALKSGGATLGPDIEKIKAEAREEAQKESEGELGDLLVCLGQEQSKVEKLSARLVELGEDVDVLLEGIGEDETGLLDDDDDED; encoded by the exons ATGAAAAAGATGGATTTGGTGTCTGGTTACAAG GGAATGGTTGGCCTTGTATTTGGAAACGAGAATAATTCAACTTCAAATGAAGATAG TTATGTTGAACGCCTGCTTGATTGTATAAGTAACGGTAAGCTGCCTGAAGATAGAAGAAATGCTATGGCTGAGCTCCAGTCCGTTGTTGCAGAAAGTCATGCTGCTCAGCTGGCTTTTGGAGAAATGG GTTTTCCTGTACTATTGGGCGTTCTAAGGGAACGTGACGACGATGTTGAAATG GTTCGAGGGGCTCTAGAGACTCTTGTGAGTGCGTTAACACCAATTGCTCATCCAAAATTGCATGCAAATGAGGTTCAACCAGCTCTGATGAACGCTGATCTTCTATCAAGAGAAGGGCAAAGCATTTCTCTTCTTTTAGGTCTGCTG GAAGAGGACGACTTCTACATAAGATATTACACGCTTCAACTTTTAACTGCCCTTTTAACGAACTCTCCAAATAG GTTACAGGAAGCCATTCTTGCCATCCCGCGTGGCATAACGCGGCTTATGGATATGCTGATGGATCGGGAG GTTATAAGGAATGAAGCCTTGTTACTTCTAACCTACTTGACCCGTGAAGCAGAG GAAATCCAAAAAATCTTGGTTTTCGAGGGTGCGTTTGAGAAGATTTTCAGTATCATTAAAGAGGAAGGAGGTTCAGAAGGTGGCGTTGTTGTGCAG GACTGTCTTGAATTGTTAAATAATCTCCTCCGTAATAATTCATCCAACCAG GTGTTATTGAGAGAGACTATAGGCTTTGACTCGTTGATATCGATTTTGAAGCTTCGAGGAACAACATACAGCTTTACTCAACAAAAG ACAATTAATCTACTAAGCGTCTTGGAAACAATTCGTTTGCTTCTGAATGGAGATAGCAACACTAATATATTGACAAACAAAACAATTCTTGTTCAG AGAAAAGTTTTGGACTATCTACTAATGCTAGGAGTTGAAAGTCAATGGGCCCCTGTTTCCGTACGTTGTTTG GTCTTTCATTGCATAGGTGATTTGATTTCTGGGCATCGTCAAAGTCTTGACGCACTTGCGAGTAAATCTCTCGGTGACGGGTCAGAGGTTGAGCCTGCGCTTAATTCAATATTAAGAATTATTCTAAGGACTTCAAGCATGCAAGAGTTTATTGCAGCTGACTATGTTTTTAAAAGCTTTTGTGAG CATAATAGTGACGGTCAAAAGATGTTAGCGTCTACTTTAATCCCTCATCCTATGTCAATTACCAATGCTCGTTTCGAGGAAGACGTGAACATGTCGTTTGGAAG CATGCTATTGCATGGGCTTGCCATGAGCGAACATGACGGCGACCTTGAG ATTAGTAGCAGGGCTGCTAGTATTCTTTCTCATGTAATGAAGGATAATATTCAGTGCAAAGAAAAG GTTTTACAAATCAAACTTGAGTCATCAATGCCATCATTAGAATCCGCAGAACCGTTATTACACCGTATGGTAAAATACTTGGCTCTTGCGTCTTCCAGAAAAGGTAAAGAAGAAAAATCAACTACTCCAAGAAGCTCGTATTTTCAACCGATAATCTTGAAACTGCTCGTCACATGGCTCTATGATTGCCCAAAAGCAGTACAATCTTTCCTCGATTCACGCCCTCATTTAACCTATTTAATTGAGTTGGTATCAGACAATGAGTCAACCGTGTGTGCAAGGGGTTTAGCAGCGGTTGTGTTAGGGGAATGCGTTATTTATAATAAAATCGTTGAGTCGGGAAAAGATGCTTTTGCAATAGTCGATACCATAAGTCAAAAAGTCGGGCTTACGTCTTATTTTTTGAGGCTTGATGAGATGCAAAAAAGCTTTTTGTTTTCATCTGAAAAGTCAACGCAGCCTCAACCACGTAAACCGTTGACCAGATCAAATGCTAATAGTATGGCGGAGATGGAAGATATTGATGATAATGAATTAACTGATAATCGTAACGATGACCATCCAATGCTTGCTTCGATGTTTGACTCCCAATTTGTCAACTTTATAAAGAGTCTGGAAGGTGGTATTAGAGATAGTATTGTGCAAATATATAGTCATCCGAAGAGCAATGTCTCGGTTGTGCCTGCAGAATTGGAACAGaaaaaagatgaaaatgatcGCGATTATATTAAGCGACTCAAATTATTTGTTGAGAAGCAGTGCTCTGAGATACAG GACCTTCTTAATAGAAACGCAACATTAGCCGAGGACCTAGCGAATACAGGTGGGGGTGGTTCAGCCGAAACTAAACCTAGATCGAACAATGGGTCAGAGAGGGTGCAAATAGAGACACTAAGAAGAGATCTTCAAGAAGTCTCTCAACGGTTAGAAATGTTTAAAACCGagaattcaaatattcaaaaCGAGGCGTTATCTTACAAAAACTTGGCTGAAAAAATGGAAACGGATCTGAAAAGTCTCTCGGATGCGTACAATAGCCTAGAACAAGCGAATTATAGTTTAGAAATGGAAGTAAGAGCGTTGAAGAGTGGTGGGGCCACCTTGGGTCCGGATATTGAGAAAATAAAAGCGGAAGCAAGAGAGGAAGCACAGAAAGAGAGTGAAGGAGAGCTCGGTGATTTGCTTGTTTGTCTTGGTCAAGAACAGAGTAAAGTAGAGAAGCTGAGTGCACGATTAGTGGAGTTGGGTGAAGATGTTGATGTTTTGCTTGAAGGTATCGGAGAAGATGAAACGGGATTACTGGATGACGACGATGATGAAGACTGA
- the LOC110926413 gene encoding golgin candidate 6 isoform X2 — MLWLSSSPLLQKVMLLSWLLEKWVCTGFPVLLGVLRERDDDVEMVRGALETLVSALTPIAHPKLHANEVQPALMNADLLSREGQSISLLLGLLEEDDFYIRYYTLQLLTALLTNSPNRLQEAILAIPRGITRLMDMLMDREVIRNEALLLLTYLTREAEEIQKILVFEGAFEKIFSIIKEEGGSEGGVVVQDCLELLNNLLRNNSSNQVLLRETIGFDSLISILKLRGTTYSFTQQKTINLLSVLETIRLLLNGDSNTNILTNKTILVQRKVLDYLLMLGVESQWAPVSVRCLVFHCIGDLISGHRQSLDALASKSLGDGSEVEPALNSILRIILRTSSMQEFIAADYVFKSFCEHNSDGQKMLASTLIPHPMSITNARFEEDVNMSFGSMLLHGLAMSEHDGDLEISSRAASILSHVMKDNIQCKEKVLQIKLESSMPSLESAEPLLHRMVKYLALASSRKGKEEKSTTPRSSYFQPIILKLLVTWLYDCPKAVQSFLDSRPHLTYLIELVSDNESTVCARGLAAVVLGECVIYNKIVESGKDAFAIVDTISQKVGLTSYFLRLDEMQKSFLFSSEKSTQPQPRKPLTRSNANSMAEMEDIDDNELTDNRNDDHPMLASMFDSQFVNFIKSLEGGIRDSIVQIYSHPKSNVSVVPAELEQKKDENDRDYIKRLKLFVEKQCSEIQDLLNRNATLAEDLANTGGGGSAETKPRSNNGSERVQIETLRRDLQEVSQRLEMFKTENSNIQNEALSYKNLAEKMETDLKSLSDAYNSLEQANYSLEMEVRALKSGGATLGPDIEKIKAEAREEAQKESEGELGDLLVCLGQEQSKVEKLSARLVELGEDVDVLLEGIGEDETGLLDDDDDED, encoded by the exons ATGCTATGGCTGAGCTCCAGTCCGTTGTTGCAGAAAGTCATGCTGCTCAGCTGGCTTTTGGAGAAATGGGTGTGTACAG GTTTTCCTGTACTATTGGGCGTTCTAAGGGAACGTGACGACGATGTTGAAATG GTTCGAGGGGCTCTAGAGACTCTTGTGAGTGCGTTAACACCAATTGCTCATCCAAAATTGCATGCAAATGAGGTTCAACCAGCTCTGATGAACGCTGATCTTCTATCAAGAGAAGGGCAAAGCATTTCTCTTCTTTTAGGTCTGCTG GAAGAGGACGACTTCTACATAAGATATTACACGCTTCAACTTTTAACTGCCCTTTTAACGAACTCTCCAAATAG GTTACAGGAAGCCATTCTTGCCATCCCGCGTGGCATAACGCGGCTTATGGATATGCTGATGGATCGGGAG GTTATAAGGAATGAAGCCTTGTTACTTCTAACCTACTTGACCCGTGAAGCAGAG GAAATCCAAAAAATCTTGGTTTTCGAGGGTGCGTTTGAGAAGATTTTCAGTATCATTAAAGAGGAAGGAGGTTCAGAAGGTGGCGTTGTTGTGCAG GACTGTCTTGAATTGTTAAATAATCTCCTCCGTAATAATTCATCCAACCAG GTGTTATTGAGAGAGACTATAGGCTTTGACTCGTTGATATCGATTTTGAAGCTTCGAGGAACAACATACAGCTTTACTCAACAAAAG ACAATTAATCTACTAAGCGTCTTGGAAACAATTCGTTTGCTTCTGAATGGAGATAGCAACACTAATATATTGACAAACAAAACAATTCTTGTTCAG AGAAAAGTTTTGGACTATCTACTAATGCTAGGAGTTGAAAGTCAATGGGCCCCTGTTTCCGTACGTTGTTTG GTCTTTCATTGCATAGGTGATTTGATTTCTGGGCATCGTCAAAGTCTTGACGCACTTGCGAGTAAATCTCTCGGTGACGGGTCAGAGGTTGAGCCTGCGCTTAATTCAATATTAAGAATTATTCTAAGGACTTCAAGCATGCAAGAGTTTATTGCAGCTGACTATGTTTTTAAAAGCTTTTGTGAG CATAATAGTGACGGTCAAAAGATGTTAGCGTCTACTTTAATCCCTCATCCTATGTCAATTACCAATGCTCGTTTCGAGGAAGACGTGAACATGTCGTTTGGAAG CATGCTATTGCATGGGCTTGCCATGAGCGAACATGACGGCGACCTTGAG ATTAGTAGCAGGGCTGCTAGTATTCTTTCTCATGTAATGAAGGATAATATTCAGTGCAAAGAAAAG GTTTTACAAATCAAACTTGAGTCATCAATGCCATCATTAGAATCCGCAGAACCGTTATTACACCGTATGGTAAAATACTTGGCTCTTGCGTCTTCCAGAAAAGGTAAAGAAGAAAAATCAACTACTCCAAGAAGCTCGTATTTTCAACCGATAATCTTGAAACTGCTCGTCACATGGCTCTATGATTGCCCAAAAGCAGTACAATCTTTCCTCGATTCACGCCCTCATTTAACCTATTTAATTGAGTTGGTATCAGACAATGAGTCAACCGTGTGTGCAAGGGGTTTAGCAGCGGTTGTGTTAGGGGAATGCGTTATTTATAATAAAATCGTTGAGTCGGGAAAAGATGCTTTTGCAATAGTCGATACCATAAGTCAAAAAGTCGGGCTTACGTCTTATTTTTTGAGGCTTGATGAGATGCAAAAAAGCTTTTTGTTTTCATCTGAAAAGTCAACGCAGCCTCAACCACGTAAACCGTTGACCAGATCAAATGCTAATAGTATGGCGGAGATGGAAGATATTGATGATAATGAATTAACTGATAATCGTAACGATGACCATCCAATGCTTGCTTCGATGTTTGACTCCCAATTTGTCAACTTTATAAAGAGTCTGGAAGGTGGTATTAGAGATAGTATTGTGCAAATATATAGTCATCCGAAGAGCAATGTCTCGGTTGTGCCTGCAGAATTGGAACAGaaaaaagatgaaaatgatcGCGATTATATTAAGCGACTCAAATTATTTGTTGAGAAGCAGTGCTCTGAGATACAG GACCTTCTTAATAGAAACGCAACATTAGCCGAGGACCTAGCGAATACAGGTGGGGGTGGTTCAGCCGAAACTAAACCTAGATCGAACAATGGGTCAGAGAGGGTGCAAATAGAGACACTAAGAAGAGATCTTCAAGAAGTCTCTCAACGGTTAGAAATGTTTAAAACCGagaattcaaatattcaaaaCGAGGCGTTATCTTACAAAAACTTGGCTGAAAAAATGGAAACGGATCTGAAAAGTCTCTCGGATGCGTACAATAGCCTAGAACAAGCGAATTATAGTTTAGAAATGGAAGTAAGAGCGTTGAAGAGTGGTGGGGCCACCTTGGGTCCGGATATTGAGAAAATAAAAGCGGAAGCAAGAGAGGAAGCACAGAAAGAGAGTGAAGGAGAGCTCGGTGATTTGCTTGTTTGTCTTGGTCAAGAACAGAGTAAAGTAGAGAAGCTGAGTGCACGATTAGTGGAGTTGGGTGAAGATGTTGATGTTTTGCTTGAAGGTATCGGAGAAGATGAAACGGGATTACTGGATGACGACGATGATGAAGACTGA
- the LOC110926413 gene encoding golgin candidate 6 isoform X3, with product MAELQSVVAESHAAQLAFGEMGFPVLLGVLRERDDDVEMVRGALETLVSALTPIAHPKLHANEVQPALMNADLLSREGQSISLLLGLLEEDDFYIRYYTLQLLTALLTNSPNRLQEAILAIPRGITRLMDMLMDREVIRNEALLLLTYLTREAEEIQKILVFEGAFEKIFSIIKEEGGSEGGVVVQDCLELLNNLLRNNSSNQVLLRETIGFDSLISILKLRGTTYSFTQQKTINLLSVLETIRLLLNGDSNTNILTNKTILVQRKVLDYLLMLGVESQWAPVSVRCLVFHCIGDLISGHRQSLDALASKSLGDGSEVEPALNSILRIILRTSSMQEFIAADYVFKSFCEHNSDGQKMLASTLIPHPMSITNARFEEDVNMSFGSMLLHGLAMSEHDGDLEISSRAASILSHVMKDNIQCKEKVLQIKLESSMPSLESAEPLLHRMVKYLALASSRKGKEEKSTTPRSSYFQPIILKLLVTWLYDCPKAVQSFLDSRPHLTYLIELVSDNESTVCARGLAAVVLGECVIYNKIVESGKDAFAIVDTISQKVGLTSYFLRLDEMQKSFLFSSEKSTQPQPRKPLTRSNANSMAEMEDIDDNELTDNRNDDHPMLASMFDSQFVNFIKSLEGGIRDSIVQIYSHPKSNVSVVPAELEQKKDENDRDYIKRLKLFVEKQCSEIQDLLNRNATLAEDLANTGGGGSAETKPRSNNGSERVQIETLRRDLQEVSQRLEMFKTENSNIQNEALSYKNLAEKMETDLKSLSDAYNSLEQANYSLEMEVRALKSGGATLGPDIEKIKAEAREEAQKESEGELGDLLVCLGQEQSKVEKLSARLVELGEDVDVLLEGIGEDETGLLDDDDDED from the exons ATGGCTGAGCTCCAGTCCGTTGTTGCAGAAAGTCATGCTGCTCAGCTGGCTTTTGGAGAAATGG GTTTTCCTGTACTATTGGGCGTTCTAAGGGAACGTGACGACGATGTTGAAATG GTTCGAGGGGCTCTAGAGACTCTTGTGAGTGCGTTAACACCAATTGCTCATCCAAAATTGCATGCAAATGAGGTTCAACCAGCTCTGATGAACGCTGATCTTCTATCAAGAGAAGGGCAAAGCATTTCTCTTCTTTTAGGTCTGCTG GAAGAGGACGACTTCTACATAAGATATTACACGCTTCAACTTTTAACTGCCCTTTTAACGAACTCTCCAAATAG GTTACAGGAAGCCATTCTTGCCATCCCGCGTGGCATAACGCGGCTTATGGATATGCTGATGGATCGGGAG GTTATAAGGAATGAAGCCTTGTTACTTCTAACCTACTTGACCCGTGAAGCAGAG GAAATCCAAAAAATCTTGGTTTTCGAGGGTGCGTTTGAGAAGATTTTCAGTATCATTAAAGAGGAAGGAGGTTCAGAAGGTGGCGTTGTTGTGCAG GACTGTCTTGAATTGTTAAATAATCTCCTCCGTAATAATTCATCCAACCAG GTGTTATTGAGAGAGACTATAGGCTTTGACTCGTTGATATCGATTTTGAAGCTTCGAGGAACAACATACAGCTTTACTCAACAAAAG ACAATTAATCTACTAAGCGTCTTGGAAACAATTCGTTTGCTTCTGAATGGAGATAGCAACACTAATATATTGACAAACAAAACAATTCTTGTTCAG AGAAAAGTTTTGGACTATCTACTAATGCTAGGAGTTGAAAGTCAATGGGCCCCTGTTTCCGTACGTTGTTTG GTCTTTCATTGCATAGGTGATTTGATTTCTGGGCATCGTCAAAGTCTTGACGCACTTGCGAGTAAATCTCTCGGTGACGGGTCAGAGGTTGAGCCTGCGCTTAATTCAATATTAAGAATTATTCTAAGGACTTCAAGCATGCAAGAGTTTATTGCAGCTGACTATGTTTTTAAAAGCTTTTGTGAG CATAATAGTGACGGTCAAAAGATGTTAGCGTCTACTTTAATCCCTCATCCTATGTCAATTACCAATGCTCGTTTCGAGGAAGACGTGAACATGTCGTTTGGAAG CATGCTATTGCATGGGCTTGCCATGAGCGAACATGACGGCGACCTTGAG ATTAGTAGCAGGGCTGCTAGTATTCTTTCTCATGTAATGAAGGATAATATTCAGTGCAAAGAAAAG GTTTTACAAATCAAACTTGAGTCATCAATGCCATCATTAGAATCCGCAGAACCGTTATTACACCGTATGGTAAAATACTTGGCTCTTGCGTCTTCCAGAAAAGGTAAAGAAGAAAAATCAACTACTCCAAGAAGCTCGTATTTTCAACCGATAATCTTGAAACTGCTCGTCACATGGCTCTATGATTGCCCAAAAGCAGTACAATCTTTCCTCGATTCACGCCCTCATTTAACCTATTTAATTGAGTTGGTATCAGACAATGAGTCAACCGTGTGTGCAAGGGGTTTAGCAGCGGTTGTGTTAGGGGAATGCGTTATTTATAATAAAATCGTTGAGTCGGGAAAAGATGCTTTTGCAATAGTCGATACCATAAGTCAAAAAGTCGGGCTTACGTCTTATTTTTTGAGGCTTGATGAGATGCAAAAAAGCTTTTTGTTTTCATCTGAAAAGTCAACGCAGCCTCAACCACGTAAACCGTTGACCAGATCAAATGCTAATAGTATGGCGGAGATGGAAGATATTGATGATAATGAATTAACTGATAATCGTAACGATGACCATCCAATGCTTGCTTCGATGTTTGACTCCCAATTTGTCAACTTTATAAAGAGTCTGGAAGGTGGTATTAGAGATAGTATTGTGCAAATATATAGTCATCCGAAGAGCAATGTCTCGGTTGTGCCTGCAGAATTGGAACAGaaaaaagatgaaaatgatcGCGATTATATTAAGCGACTCAAATTATTTGTTGAGAAGCAGTGCTCTGAGATACAG GACCTTCTTAATAGAAACGCAACATTAGCCGAGGACCTAGCGAATACAGGTGGGGGTGGTTCAGCCGAAACTAAACCTAGATCGAACAATGGGTCAGAGAGGGTGCAAATAGAGACACTAAGAAGAGATCTTCAAGAAGTCTCTCAACGGTTAGAAATGTTTAAAACCGagaattcaaatattcaaaaCGAGGCGTTATCTTACAAAAACTTGGCTGAAAAAATGGAAACGGATCTGAAAAGTCTCTCGGATGCGTACAATAGCCTAGAACAAGCGAATTATAGTTTAGAAATGGAAGTAAGAGCGTTGAAGAGTGGTGGGGCCACCTTGGGTCCGGATATTGAGAAAATAAAAGCGGAAGCAAGAGAGGAAGCACAGAAAGAGAGTGAAGGAGAGCTCGGTGATTTGCTTGTTTGTCTTGGTCAAGAACAGAGTAAAGTAGAGAAGCTGAGTGCACGATTAGTGGAGTTGGGTGAAGATGTTGATGTTTTGCTTGAAGGTATCGGAGAAGATGAAACGGGATTACTGGATGACGACGATGATGAAGACTGA
- the LOC110926413 gene encoding golgin candidate 6 isoform X4: MDMLMDREVIRNEALLLLTYLTREAEEIQKILVFEGAFEKIFSIIKEEGGSEGGVVVQDCLELLNNLLRNNSSNQVLLRETIGFDSLISILKLRGTTYSFTQQKTINLLSVLETIRLLLNGDSNTNILTNKTILVQRKVLDYLLMLGVESQWAPVSVRCLVFHCIGDLISGHRQSLDALASKSLGDGSEVEPALNSILRIILRTSSMQEFIAADYVFKSFCEHNSDGQKMLASTLIPHPMSITNARFEEDVNMSFGSMLLHGLAMSEHDGDLEISSRAASILSHVMKDNIQCKEKVLQIKLESSMPSLESAEPLLHRMVKYLALASSRKGKEEKSTTPRSSYFQPIILKLLVTWLYDCPKAVQSFLDSRPHLTYLIELVSDNESTVCARGLAAVVLGECVIYNKIVESGKDAFAIVDTISQKVGLTSYFLRLDEMQKSFLFSSEKSTQPQPRKPLTRSNANSMAEMEDIDDNELTDNRNDDHPMLASMFDSQFVNFIKSLEGGIRDSIVQIYSHPKSNVSVVPAELEQKKDENDRDYIKRLKLFVEKQCSEIQDLLNRNATLAEDLANTGGGGSAETKPRSNNGSERVQIETLRRDLQEVSQRLEMFKTENSNIQNEALSYKNLAEKMETDLKSLSDAYNSLEQANYSLEMEVRALKSGGATLGPDIEKIKAEAREEAQKESEGELGDLLVCLGQEQSKVEKLSARLVELGEDVDVLLEGIGEDETGLLDDDDDED; this comes from the exons ATGGATATGCTGATGGATCGGGAG GTTATAAGGAATGAAGCCTTGTTACTTCTAACCTACTTGACCCGTGAAGCAGAG GAAATCCAAAAAATCTTGGTTTTCGAGGGTGCGTTTGAGAAGATTTTCAGTATCATTAAAGAGGAAGGAGGTTCAGAAGGTGGCGTTGTTGTGCAG GACTGTCTTGAATTGTTAAATAATCTCCTCCGTAATAATTCATCCAACCAG GTGTTATTGAGAGAGACTATAGGCTTTGACTCGTTGATATCGATTTTGAAGCTTCGAGGAACAACATACAGCTTTACTCAACAAAAG ACAATTAATCTACTAAGCGTCTTGGAAACAATTCGTTTGCTTCTGAATGGAGATAGCAACACTAATATATTGACAAACAAAACAATTCTTGTTCAG AGAAAAGTTTTGGACTATCTACTAATGCTAGGAGTTGAAAGTCAATGGGCCCCTGTTTCCGTACGTTGTTTG GTCTTTCATTGCATAGGTGATTTGATTTCTGGGCATCGTCAAAGTCTTGACGCACTTGCGAGTAAATCTCTCGGTGACGGGTCAGAGGTTGAGCCTGCGCTTAATTCAATATTAAGAATTATTCTAAGGACTTCAAGCATGCAAGAGTTTATTGCAGCTGACTATGTTTTTAAAAGCTTTTGTGAG CATAATAGTGACGGTCAAAAGATGTTAGCGTCTACTTTAATCCCTCATCCTATGTCAATTACCAATGCTCGTTTCGAGGAAGACGTGAACATGTCGTTTGGAAG CATGCTATTGCATGGGCTTGCCATGAGCGAACATGACGGCGACCTTGAG ATTAGTAGCAGGGCTGCTAGTATTCTTTCTCATGTAATGAAGGATAATATTCAGTGCAAAGAAAAG GTTTTACAAATCAAACTTGAGTCATCAATGCCATCATTAGAATCCGCAGAACCGTTATTACACCGTATGGTAAAATACTTGGCTCTTGCGTCTTCCAGAAAAGGTAAAGAAGAAAAATCAACTACTCCAAGAAGCTCGTATTTTCAACCGATAATCTTGAAACTGCTCGTCACATGGCTCTATGATTGCCCAAAAGCAGTACAATCTTTCCTCGATTCACGCCCTCATTTAACCTATTTAATTGAGTTGGTATCAGACAATGAGTCAACCGTGTGTGCAAGGGGTTTAGCAGCGGTTGTGTTAGGGGAATGCGTTATTTATAATAAAATCGTTGAGTCGGGAAAAGATGCTTTTGCAATAGTCGATACCATAAGTCAAAAAGTCGGGCTTACGTCTTATTTTTTGAGGCTTGATGAGATGCAAAAAAGCTTTTTGTTTTCATCTGAAAAGTCAACGCAGCCTCAACCACGTAAACCGTTGACCAGATCAAATGCTAATAGTATGGCGGAGATGGAAGATATTGATGATAATGAATTAACTGATAATCGTAACGATGACCATCCAATGCTTGCTTCGATGTTTGACTCCCAATTTGTCAACTTTATAAAGAGTCTGGAAGGTGGTATTAGAGATAGTATTGTGCAAATATATAGTCATCCGAAGAGCAATGTCTCGGTTGTGCCTGCAGAATTGGAACAGaaaaaagatgaaaatgatcGCGATTATATTAAGCGACTCAAATTATTTGTTGAGAAGCAGTGCTCTGAGATACAG GACCTTCTTAATAGAAACGCAACATTAGCCGAGGACCTAGCGAATACAGGTGGGGGTGGTTCAGCCGAAACTAAACCTAGATCGAACAATGGGTCAGAGAGGGTGCAAATAGAGACACTAAGAAGAGATCTTCAAGAAGTCTCTCAACGGTTAGAAATGTTTAAAACCGagaattcaaatattcaaaaCGAGGCGTTATCTTACAAAAACTTGGCTGAAAAAATGGAAACGGATCTGAAAAGTCTCTCGGATGCGTACAATAGCCTAGAACAAGCGAATTATAGTTTAGAAATGGAAGTAAGAGCGTTGAAGAGTGGTGGGGCCACCTTGGGTCCGGATATTGAGAAAATAAAAGCGGAAGCAAGAGAGGAAGCACAGAAAGAGAGTGAAGGAGAGCTCGGTGATTTGCTTGTTTGTCTTGGTCAAGAACAGAGTAAAGTAGAGAAGCTGAGTGCACGATTAGTGGAGTTGGGTGAAGATGTTGATGTTTTGCTTGAAGGTATCGGAGAAGATGAAACGGGATTACTGGATGACGACGATGATGAAGACTGA